The Panicum virgatum strain AP13 chromosome 5K, P.virgatum_v5, whole genome shotgun sequence genome has a window encoding:
- the LOC120706888 gene encoding respiratory burst oxidase homolog protein B-like, which yields MADTEAATDLGSSRRSQDDTATLIPHSGNLEESSRRGVKTTRFKDDDEVLEITLDVQCDSVAIEDVRAVDDGGSGHGGGFDGLSLVSPSSSRSGKLASKLRQVTNGLKLKNSSNKAQQTQLGKNTRKRLDRSKSGAAVALKGLQFVTAKVGQDGWAAVEKRFNQLQVDGVLLRSRFGKCIGMEGSDEFAGQVFDSLARKRGIVNQVLTKNELKDFWEQLSDQGFDNRLRTFFDMVDKNADGRITAEEVKEIITLSASANKLSKLKERADEYTALIMEELDPTNLGYIELEDLEALLLQSPSQAAARSSTTHSSKLSKALSMRLATNKDTNQFYHYWQEFLYFLEENWKRIWVMTLWLSICIALFIWKFIQYRNRAVFDIMGYCVTTAKGAAETLKFNMALVLFPVCRNTITWIRSKTKIGAVVPFNDNINFHKVIAAGVAVGVALHAGAHLTCDFPRLLHASDAAYEPMKPFFGDKRPPNYWWFVKGTEGWTGVVMVVLMTIAFVLAQPWFRRDRLKDSNPLKKMTGFNAFWFTHHLFVIVYALLIVHGICLYLSRKWYKKTTWMYLAVPVLLYVSERILRLFRSHDAVRIQKVAVYPGNVLALYMSKPPGFRYRSGQYIFINCRAVSPYEWHPFSITSAPGDDYLSVHIRTRGDWTSRLRTVFSEACRPPTDGESGLLRADLSKGISESNARFPKLLIDGPYGAPAQDYREYDVLLLIGLGIGATPLISIVKDVLNHIQQGGYVAGTEPEGSGKTKKRPFMTKRAYFYWVTREEGSFEWFRGVMNEVAEKDKDGVIELHNHCSSVYEEGDARSALIVMLQELQHAKKGVDILSGTSVKTHFARPNWRSVFKHVAVNHENQRVGVFYCGEPVLVPQLRQLSADFTHKTNTKFEFHKENF from the exons ATGGCAGACACTGAAGCTGCCACGGACCTAGGCAGTTCACGGAGATCACAAGATGACACCGCAACATTAATCCCACACAGTGGCAACTTGGAAGAATCAAGCCGGAGGGGTGTGAAGACAACCAGGTTCAAAGATGATGATGAGGTTTTGGAGATCACTCTTGATGTACAGTGTGATTCGGTGGCAATAGAAGATGTCAGAGCAGTTGATGATGGTGGCTCAGGGCATGGTGGTGGGTTTGACGGCCTGTCACTAGTGTCACCTTCCTCATCAAGGAGCGGCAAACTCGCATCAAAGCTAAGGCAGGTAACAAACGGGCTAAAgctgaagaactcaagcaataAGGCACAACAGACACAGTTGGGAAAGAACACGAGGAAGAGATTGGACAGAAGCAAGAGTGGTGCTGCTGTGGCATTGAAGGGCCTGCAGTTTGTAACTGCGAAAGTTGGCCAAGATGGTTGGGCTGCAGTGGAGAAGCGCTTCAATCAGTTACAGGTCGATGGCGTCCTGCTACGTTCAAGATTTGGGAAATGCATTG GGATGGAAGGATCTGATGAGTTTGCAGGGCAAGTGTTCGACTCATTGGCAAGGAAGAGAGGGATAGTGAATCAGGTGCTGACTAAGAATGAGCTGAAAGATTTCTGGGAGCAACTCAGCGATCAGGGGTTTGACAACCGTCTCCGGACATTCTTTGACAT GGTTGATAAGAATGCTGATGGAAGGATCACAGCAGAGGAGGTTAAGGAG ATTATTACCCTTAGTGCATCAGCAAACAAACTTTCCAAGCTGAAGGAACGAGCTGATGAGTACACAGCGCTCATCATGGAAGAACTTGACCCTACTAACCTCGGATACATAGAG CTTGAGGATCTGGAGGCACTTTTGCTGCAGTCACCATCTCAAGCTGCTGCAAGATCAAGTACAACACATAGCTCAAAGCTTAGCAAAGCTCTTAGCATGAGGCTTGCTACAAACAAGGACACAAATCAATTTTACCACTACTGGCAAGAGTTCTTGTACTTCCTTGAGGAGAACTGGAAGCGTATTTGGGTTATGACTCTCTGGCTCTCAATCTGCATTGCCCTCTTCATTTGGAAGTTTATCCAATACCGTAATCGAGCTGTATTCGACATTATGGGTTATTGTGTGACAACTGCAAAAGGTGCTGCAGAGACTCTCAAATTCAATATGGCCCTGGTTCTTTTTCCTGTTTGCCGAAATACAATAACTTGGATTCGGTCCAAGACAAAGATCGGAGCCGTTGTGCCCTTCAATGATAACATAAACTTTCATAAG GTAATAGCAGCAGGTGTTGCAGTAGGTGTTGCTTTGCATGCAGGTGCTCACCTGACATGTGATTTTCCTCGGCTGCTCCATGCAAGTGATGCTGCTTATGAACCTATGAAGCCTTTCTTTGGGGACAAAAGACCACCAAATTACTGGTGGTTTGTAAAGGGAACTGAAGGGTGGACAGGTGTGGTCATGGTTGTACTTATGACTATAGCTTTTGTATTAGCCCAACCATGGTTTAGACGTGACAGGCTCAAGGATTCTAATCCCCTCAAGAAAATGACTGGCTTCAATGCCTTCTGGTTTACCCACCACTTGTTCGTTATTGTATATGCACTGCTCATCGTCCATGGAATCTGCTTATATCTAAGCAGGAAATGGTACAAGAAAACG ACTTGGATGTACCTTGCTGTTCCTGTGCTCTTGTATGTAAGTGAGCGCATTCTTCGGCTATTTAGGAGCCATGATGCAGTTAGGATTCAGAAG GTTGCTGTATATCCGGGGAATGTCTTGGCTCTCTATATGTCCAAACCACCTGGTTTCAGATATCGGAGTGGACAGTATATCTTTATAAACTGCCGTGCCGTGTCCCCGTATGAATG GCACCCATTTTCTATCACTTCAGCACCAGGAGACGATTATCTTAGTGTTCACATTCGCACAAGGGGCGATTGGACTTCACGGCTTAGGACTGTCTTCTCTGAG GCATGCCGACCTCCAACTGACGGAGAAAGTGGACTCCTTCGAGCTGACCTTTCCAAGGGGATTTCTGAAAGCAACGCCAG ATTCCCAAAACTTCTTATTGATGGACCATATGGTGCTCCGGCGCAAGATTACCGGGAATATGATGTACTACTGCTCATTGGACTAGGCATTGGAGCCACTCCGCTGATTAGCATTGTGAAGGATGTGCTTAACCACATTCAACAGGGGGGATATGTTGCAGGCACAGAGCCTGAGGGCAGTGGAAAGACAAAGAAGAGACCGTTCATGACAAAGAGGGCCTACTTTTACTGGGTGACGAGAGAAGAGGGATCCTTTGAATGGTTCCGAGGGGTCATGAACGAGGTGGCTGAGAAGGACAAGGATGGAGTGATTGAGCTCCACAACCATTGCTCGAGTGTCTACGAGGAAGGGGATGCACGTTCTGCACTCATTGTCATGCTGCAAGAGCTCCAACATGCAAAGAAGGGAGTGGATATCTTGTCTGGAACTAGCGTCAAAACACATTTTGCACGGCCTAACTGGCGAAGTGTCTTCAAACATGTTGCAGTGAACCATGAGAACCAACGCGTCG GAGTTTTCTACTGTGGGGAGCCTGTGCTGGTGCCGCAGCTACGGCAGCTGTCAGCTGATTTCACCCACAAGACAAATACAAAGTTTGAGTTTCACAAGGAGAACTTCTAA